The Panacibacter microcysteis genome includes a window with the following:
- the purS gene encoding phosphoribosylformylglycinamidine synthase subunit PurS, with translation MTYNVQIKVMPLKDLLDPQGKAVMGGLKNLGITAIDDVRIGKHITLQIEAASEDAAKALADEASKKLLANPVMEFYEIEMIN, from the coding sequence ATGACTTATAATGTTCAGATTAAAGTAATGCCGTTAAAAGACTTATTGGATCCCCAGGGTAAAGCTGTAATGGGCGGGCTGAAGAACTTAGGCATTACTGCAATTGATGATGTACGTATAGGTAAACATATCACCCTGCAAATAGAGGCAGCATCGGAAGATGCAGCAAAAGCACTGGCAGATGAGGCAAGTAAAAAACTGCTGGCTAATCCTGTAATGGAGTTCTACGAAATAGAAATGATCAATTGA
- a CDS encoding deoxyhypusine synthase family protein, translating into MHKGPVSQFIQHHYRHFNAAALVDAAKGYEAHLAEGGKMMVTLAGAMSTAELGISLAEMIRQDKIAIISCTGANLEEDVMNLVAHSHYKRVPNYRDLTPQDEWDLLENHYNRVTDTCIPEEEAFRRLQKHLVKQWKDAEAKGERYFPHEFLYKTVLSGDLDQYFEIDPKDSWIVAAAKKNIPIVCPGWEDSTTGNIFASYVIKNELQASTVKNGIEYMVWLADWYRQNSGGKGVGFFQIGGGIAGDFPICVVPMMYQDLEWHDVPFWSYFCQISDSTTSFGSYSGAVPNEKITWGKLGIDTPKFIVESDATIVAPLMFAYILGW; encoded by the coding sequence ATGCATAAAGGACCTGTTTCTCAGTTCATACAGCACCATTATCGTCATTTTAACGCGGCTGCACTGGTAGATGCTGCCAAGGGATACGAGGCGCACCTGGCAGAAGGTGGTAAAATGATGGTGACGCTTGCAGGCGCTATGAGTACTGCTGAACTTGGTATTTCGCTGGCTGAAATGATTCGCCAGGATAAGATTGCTATCATTAGCTGTACCGGTGCAAATCTTGAAGAAGATGTAATGAACCTGGTGGCACATTCGCACTATAAAAGAGTTCCCAATTACCGCGATCTTACACCACAGGATGAATGGGACCTGCTCGAGAACCACTATAATCGCGTAACAGATACGTGCATACCTGAAGAAGAAGCATTTCGCCGCCTGCAAAAGCACCTGGTAAAACAATGGAAGGATGCAGAGGCAAAGGGTGAACGTTATTTTCCGCATGAATTTTTGTATAAGACCGTGCTGAGCGGCGATCTTGATCAATACTTTGAAATAGACCCCAAAGACAGCTGGATTGTTGCGGCTGCCAAGAAAAATATTCCAATCGTTTGCCCAGGCTGGGAAGACAGCACCACGGGTAATATTTTTGCCAGCTATGTCATCAAGAATGAACTGCAGGCAAGTACTGTGAAAAATGGTATTGAATACATGGTGTGGCTGGCAGACTGGTACCGGCAGAACAGTGGTGGAAAAGGTGTAGGCTTCTTCCAGATCGGTGGTGGCATTGCCGGTGATTTTCCTATTTGCGTGGTACCTATGATGTACCAGGATCTCGAATGGCATGATGTTCCTTTCTGGAGTTATTTCTGCCAGATAAGCGACAGCACCACATCTTTCGGATCGTACAGCGGCGCCGTACCAAACGAAAAAATAACCTGGGGTAAACTGGGTATAGACACGCCCAAGTTTATTGTAGAGAGTGATGCTACAATTGTTGCCCCGCTTATGTTTGCCTATATACTGGGCTGGTAA
- a CDS encoding nitroreductase family protein, giving the protein MTNFETLQHIIRNRRSSKPALMNGKSIDDSTIQQLLELADWAPTHGHTEPWRFVVYGGEKVKEFCNDHASLYKANTPEEKFMHATYDKLQRQGDLVSHIILVYMKRGNNPKIPVLEEIAAASCAVENVLLGASTLNVAVLWGSGGMTHHPAMKQYLNLAEEDVVLGILYLGYTDDQVAKEGRRIVPAADKITWK; this is encoded by the coding sequence ATGACAAATTTTGAAACATTACAACATATCATAAGAAACAGGCGCAGTTCAAAACCTGCGCTGATGAACGGGAAAAGCATTGATGACAGCACCATACAACAGTTACTGGAACTTGCAGACTGGGCACCTACCCATGGCCATACAGAGCCATGGCGTTTTGTGGTGTATGGCGGAGAAAAAGTAAAGGAATTTTGTAATGATCATGCATCGCTTTACAAAGCAAACACCCCGGAAGAAAAATTTATGCATGCCACTTACGATAAATTACAGCGACAGGGAGACCTTGTTTCCCACATCATACTCGTGTACATGAAGCGTGGCAATAATCCAAAAATCCCGGTACTGGAAGAAATAGCCGCTGCATCATGCGCAGTAGAAAATGTATTACTGGGTGCAAGCACATTAAATGTAGCTGTTTTGTGGGGCAGTGGCGGCATGACGCACCATCCTGCCATGAAACAATACCTAAACCTTGCAGAAGAAGATGTGGTGCTTGGTATTTTATACCTTGGTTATACAGATGACCAGGTTGCAAAAGAGGGCAGGCGCATTGTTCCCGCAGCAGATAAAATAACCTGGAAATAG
- the gmk gene encoding guanylate kinase — protein sequence MANKNKLIIITAPSGAGKSSITKYLIEQFPQLTFSVSAATRSPRNYEQHGMHYYFISVEEFQQKIKDDAFIEWEMVYEGRYYGTLKSEIFRIWDEQKVPVLDIDVQGAIHVQQQFKENALSIFIEPPSIEELERRLHTRATETPETIATRLGKANYEISFRHQFNKIVVNDVLDKACAETAHIIREFLAS from the coding sequence ATGGCCAATAAAAACAAGCTTATTATTATCACTGCGCCGTCGGGTGCCGGTAAAAGCTCGATTACCAAATATCTTATTGAGCAATTTCCACAATTAACATTTTCCGTTTCCGCAGCTACAAGAAGCCCACGCAATTACGAGCAGCATGGAATGCATTACTATTTTATAAGTGTGGAAGAGTTCCAGCAAAAGATAAAAGACGATGCCTTTATAGAATGGGAGATGGTGTACGAAGGCAGGTACTACGGCACACTGAAAAGTGAGATATTCAGGATATGGGATGAACAAAAAGTGCCCGTACTCGATATTGATGTGCAGGGCGCCATTCATGTGCAGCAGCAATTCAAAGAAAATGCATTGAGTATTTTTATTGAACCGCCTTCTATTGAAGAACTGGAAAGAAGACTGCATACCAGGGCAACAGAAACACCCGAAACGATTGCGACAAGACTGGGCAAAGCCAACTATGAAATCTCTTTCCGCCACCAGTTCAATAAAATTGTTGTAAACGATGTGCTTGACAAAGCCTGCGCAGAAACGGCCCATATCATCCGCGAATTTTTAGCTTCATAA
- the rsmI gene encoding 16S rRNA (cytidine(1402)-2'-O)-methyltransferase, with protein MLYLVPTPLGNLKDITLRALEVLQQVDVILCEDTRTSSKLLQHYNIQKPLSPYHQHNEHKIFEHVADQLAVGKTMALVTDAGTPGISDPAFLLVRECNKRNIKVECLPGPAAFVPALVNSGLPINRFIFEGFLPLKKGRHTLFTQLATEERTMVFYESPVRLLKTLKDLVAYFGADRPCCISRELTKMFEENYRGTLQQAYDHFSSKAIKGEIVMVVQGKEKFVHSSVE; from the coding sequence ATGCTTTACCTCGTTCCCACTCCGCTCGGTAATTTAAAAGATATCACGCTCCGTGCACTGGAGGTGCTGCAGCAGGTTGATGTAATTCTTTGCGAAGACACCCGCACATCATCAAAACTGTTGCAGCATTATAATATACAGAAGCCGCTATCTCCTTACCACCAACACAACGAACATAAAATTTTTGAACATGTAGCCGATCAGCTGGCCGTGGGTAAAACAATGGCCCTGGTTACCGATGCCGGCACACCCGGCATTTCTGATCCCGCATTTTTACTGGTAAGAGAATGTAATAAGCGGAATATTAAGGTAGAATGCCTGCCCGGTCCTGCGGCTTTTGTTCCGGCACTTGTGAATAGTGGTTTGCCAATCAACCGTTTCATATTTGAAGGATTTTTGCCTTTGAAAAAGGGCCGCCATACGTTGTTTACGCAACTTGCCACCGAAGAACGTACCATGGTATTTTACGAAAGCCCGGTACGACTGCTTAAAACACTCAAAGACCTGGTAGCATACTTTGGTGCAGACCGGCCATGCTGTATAAGCCGGGAGCTAACAAAAATGTTCGAAGAAAATTACCGTGGTACTTTGCAGCAGGCTTATGATCATTTTTCTTCGAAAGCCATTAAAGGGGAGATTGTGATGGTAGTGCAGGGAAAAGAAAAGTTTGTTCACTCTTCTGTTGAGTAG
- a CDS encoding SDR family oxidoreductase: MNFQNRTILITGASRGIGKAMALRFAAEGANIVVAAKSVEENAKLGGTIYSAAQEIEAAGGRALAVQVDIRNEEHIIAAVKQAAETFGGIDILINNASAIQLTNTEQTESKRFDLMHDINVRGTFLVTRHCIPHLKKGTNPHILTLSPPVNLQTKWLAPHVAYTISKYNMSMMALGWAEELKQYNIASNALWPRTTIDTAAVRNLLGGEMLANMSRTPAILADAAYAIISKTDLTYTGNTFIDEDVLQKEGIGNFDAYAVKPGSQLYPDLFI; this comes from the coding sequence ATGAATTTTCAAAACAGGACAATCCTCATCACAGGTGCAAGCCGCGGCATAGGCAAAGCAATGGCATTGCGTTTTGCCGCAGAGGGTGCCAATATTGTTGTGGCAGCCAAAAGTGTAGAGGAAAACGCAAAACTTGGTGGCACCATTTACTCCGCCGCGCAGGAAATAGAAGCAGCCGGTGGCAGGGCGCTGGCCGTACAGGTAGATATTCGCAATGAAGAGCATATAATAGCAGCCGTAAAACAGGCGGCAGAAACATTTGGTGGTATAGATATATTGATCAACAATGCTTCAGCCATACAGCTTACCAATACAGAGCAAACAGAGAGTAAACGTTTCGATTTAATGCACGATATCAATGTACGTGGCACATTCCTCGTAACCAGGCATTGCATTCCGCATTTAAAAAAAGGCACAAATCCGCATATACTCACACTTTCCCCTCCGGTAAATCTCCAAACCAAATGGCTTGCACCACACGTAGCCTATACAATAAGTAAGTATAACATGAGTATGATGGCGCTCGGCTGGGCCGAAGAATTAAAGCAATACAACATTGCATCAAATGCGCTGTGGCCGCGAACAACCATCGATACCGCGGCAGTAAGAAATCTGCTCGGTGGAGAGATGCTTGCGAACATGAGCAGAACGCCTGCTATTCTTGCAGATGCCGCTTATGCCATCATCAGCAAGACTGACCTTACTTATACGGGCAACACGTTTATAGACGAAGACGTTTTACAAAAAGAAGGCATTGGTAATTTCGATGCATATGCAGTAAAACCCGGTTCCCAATTATATCCTGACCTTTTTATTTAG
- a CDS encoding metallophosphoesterase family protein, with amino-acid sequence MLRRNLLKNIALTGSALALGQPSFAAASKRVLRIAHITDVHIRPEYNAPTRFMQCLEAIKAHQPDIFLNGGDTIYAADYDHITRERVNEQWEIWNKCIASVKHYPLYSCLGNHDMWWAAPGKDDGMYGKDYVVKQLSMPGRYYSFSKNNWHFFILDSNNDPAGSLDAAQSSWFEESLHALPAGTPVLVMSHYPLLAACTHLDGGGMHTDFKYLTELFYRHRDKIKACISGHIHLQDSVVYNNLSYYCNGAMSGFWWEDGDKNSAAKYYYLQTPPGYAIIDLYADGTVVNTYHPHKY; translated from the coding sequence ATGCTACGCCGGAATCTTCTCAAAAATATAGCACTTACAGGCAGCGCGTTAGCGTTAGGCCAGCCTTCTTTTGCTGCAGCCAGTAAGCGGGTGCTACGCATTGCCCATATTACAGATGTGCATATAAGACCGGAGTACAATGCCCCCACACGGTTCATGCAATGCCTTGAAGCTATCAAGGCACATCAACCGGATATTTTTCTCAATGGCGGAGACACCATCTACGCCGCAGACTATGATCACATCACCAGGGAGCGTGTTAATGAACAATGGGAGATATGGAACAAATGTATTGCTTCTGTTAAGCATTACCCGCTTTATAGCTGCCTCGGCAACCATGACATGTGGTGGGCCGCACCAGGTAAAGATGACGGGATGTACGGAAAGGATTATGTGGTAAAACAACTGTCTATGCCCGGCCGCTACTACAGCTTCAGCAAAAACAACTGGCATTTTTTTATACTCGATAGTAACAATGATCCCGCCGGCTCGCTCGATGCAGCACAAAGTAGCTGGTTTGAGGAATCATTGCATGCATTACCTGCGGGCACACCTGTGCTCGTTATGAGTCACTACCCTTTACTGGCAGCCTGCACACACCTGGATGGCGGTGGCATGCATACAGATTTCAAATATCTTACAGAATTGTTCTACCGGCACCGCGACAAAATAAAAGCCTGCATCAGCGGCCACATTCACCTGCAGGATAGCGTGGTATACAACAATCTTTCATATTACTGCAATGGTGCCATGAGCGGTTTCTGGTGGGAGGATGGCGACAAAAATTCTGCGGCAAAATATTACTACCTCCAAACGCCACCGGGCTATGCTATCATAGACCTGTATGCAGATGGTACAGTAGTGAACACCTATCACCCCCATAAATATTAA
- a CDS encoding GlxA family transcriptional regulator, with the protein MPVKFVFVILPEVHLLDLAGADQVISESIDFGADFTIEYCGVEQTIQSSAGLGINNLKHFSTVVCNPGDYIIIPGSRVKYIQSAAFKKHTDLFAWLQSAHAGSINLVSICVGAFVLAEAGILDNRECTTHFQLTRRLQEQYPLAKVKEHILFTSGEHIHTSAGIASGIDLVLHLVETLTDGFFAHKVARELVIYNRRNSVATQITSYFNYRNHVHAGIHHVQDYIIENIAAKLYLYQLAELANMSERNFTRIFRKEVGISVIEYINTIRLEKIKELMKAPDLSRKQIASLVGLKTEKQIQRLLKK; encoded by the coding sequence ATGCCTGTAAAATTTGTTTTTGTTATACTGCCCGAAGTACACCTGCTGGATCTTGCAGGTGCAGACCAGGTAATAAGCGAATCAATAGACTTCGGCGCTGATTTTACCATTGAATACTGCGGCGTAGAACAAACCATACAATCTTCCGCAGGTTTGGGTATAAACAACCTGAAACATTTTTCAACTGTAGTTTGTAACCCCGGCGATTACATCATCATTCCGGGTTCAAGGGTTAAATACATTCAATCCGCAGCTTTTAAAAAACATACTGACCTCTTTGCATGGCTACAGTCTGCACATGCCGGCAGCATCAACCTTGTAAGCATTTGCGTAGGCGCATTTGTACTGGCAGAGGCCGGTATACTTGATAACAGGGAATGCACAACACATTTTCAGCTTACGCGCCGGTTACAGGAGCAGTACCCGCTTGCAAAAGTTAAAGAGCATATACTTTTTACATCAGGTGAGCACATACATACCAGTGCCGGCATAGCATCAGGTATAGACCTGGTTTTACATTTGGTAGAAACATTAACGGACGGCTTTTTTGCGCATAAGGTGGCCCGCGAGCTGGTTATTTATAACAGGCGCAACAGTGTGGCAACACAAATAACATCGTACTTCAATTACAGGAACCATGTACATGCAGGTATTCATCATGTGCAGGATTATATTATTGAAAATATTGCCGCAAAATTGTACCTGTACCAGCTTGCAGAACTTGCAAACATGAGTGAAAGAAATTTTACAAGAATTTTCAGGAAAGAAGTTGGTATCAGCGTTATTGAATACATCAATACCATTCGGCTGGAAAAAATAAAAGAACTGATGAAAGCACCTGATCTCTCCAGGAAACAGATAGCCAGCCTTGTAGGTCTGAAAACGGAAAAACAAATACAAAGGCTGCTTAAGAAATAA
- a CDS encoding HAD-IIB family hydrolase, with protein MLLATDLDGTFLGGTADQKEQLYSLIDQHNVTLVFVTGRGVANIYPLFTDNAVPRPAYIIADVGATVVYGNSFEPVEEVQSVIKSNWPGSSEVLHHFKDIEWLQYQPVPQQRRCSFFLKDQAKLPLVKQMAEEIHCDVIYSAGKFLDVLPKGVNKGSTLTSLLNHLQVDRKAVLVAGDTLNDLAMYHCGLNSVAVGDSEHGLIKATTGMQHVYHAEAAGAGGILEAISHFRMLPAISEPSVNFS; from the coding sequence ATGTTATTAGCTACGGATCTCGATGGAACTTTTCTCGGTGGAACGGCAGATCAAAAAGAGCAGCTATATTCATTAATAGATCAACATAATGTAACCCTTGTGTTCGTAACAGGAAGAGGTGTGGCAAACATCTATCCTTTATTTACAGACAATGCAGTACCGCGCCCCGCTTACATAATAGCAGATGTGGGTGCAACCGTTGTGTACGGCAACAGTTTCGAGCCTGTTGAAGAAGTGCAGTCTGTCATCAAAAGCAACTGGCCGGGCTCATCAGAAGTGCTGCATCATTTTAAAGATATTGAGTGGCTGCAATACCAGCCCGTACCCCAGCAAAGGCGTTGCTCATTCTTCTTAAAAGACCAGGCTAAACTGCCGCTTGTAAAGCAAATGGCAGAAGAGATACATTGCGATGTTATTTATTCGGCAGGTAAATTTCTCGATGTATTACCGAAAGGCGTAAACAAAGGTTCCACACTTACAAGCCTGCTCAACCACCTGCAGGTAGACAGGAAAGCAGTATTGGTTGCAGGCGATACACTCAACGACCTGGCCATGTATCACTGTGGCCTGAACAGCGTGGCGGTAGGAGATTCTGAGCACGGTCTCATTAAAGCCACGACGGGCATGCAACACGTGTACCATGCTGAAGCAGCCGGTGCAGGAGGTATTCTGGAGGCTATCAGTCATTTCCGTATGCTGCCGGCCATATCAGAACCGTCAGTTAATTTCAGTTAA
- a CDS encoding vitamin B12-dependent ribonucleotide reductase, with amino-acid sequence MANEPKKGLQFNRRFTADDKSPFDLFEYDYRTSVIRNPNGEVVFEMNNVEVPKQWSQIATDIIAQKYFRKAGVPQPDGSLGRETSAKQVAHRMANCWRVWGERYGYFASANDAQVFYDELVYSILNQSCVPNSPQWFNTGLHESYGITGKPQGHYYVDPVDGELKKSRNAYERPQPHACFILSVSDDLVNDGGIMDLWVREARIFKYGSGVGTNFSQIRGEGEKLSGGGTSSGLMSFLKIGDRAAGAIKSGGTTRRAAKMVCLDLDHPEIMKFINWKVEEEKKVGALIAAGYDSHYEGEAYMTVAGQNSNNSVRIPNSFFEVLEKDGDWELKARTDGRVMKKVPAREVWNQIAYAAWRCADPGTQYDTTINEWHTCPQGGRINASNPCSEYMFLDNTACNLASANLMKFFDTDRNLLDVEGFEYTCRLWTVVLEISVLMAQFPSQEVAQLSYDYRTLGLGFANLGTVLMVSGIPYDSEAARGIAGAVTAIMTGIAYKTSAELAGILGPFAKYNENKNDMLRVMRNHRAAAYDANEAYEGLSVKPVGIDAKYCPDYLLKAATKAWDDAVQLGEKYGYRNAQTTVIAPTGTIGLVMDCDTTGVEPDFALVKFKKLAGGGYFKIINQSVPVALRNLGYKENEIDSIIKYAVGAGSFEGAPFINPQTLSEKGFIADEIKKLNEAAKSAFEIGFVFNKFALGESCLERLGFTAAQYNDWNFNLLEALGFTDDQVDAANDYVCGTMTVEGAPYLKNEHLPVFDCANKCGKKGERFIHAHGHIKMMGACQPFLSGAISKTINLPHEASVEEIADCYMLSWKLGLKANALYRDGSKLSQPLSNKSDKKKKTEETKEEEKVAEATAPESHIVDLSKLTVEDLLDEMHKRMQASNDTNLKRELSKIVERKKLPAKRRGFTQKAKIGGQVLFLRTGEYNDGTIGEIFIDLAKEGSTLRSLMNCFAIAVSVGLQYGVPLEEFVEKFVFTKFEPAGMVDHPNIKTTTSLVDFVFRALAYEYLGRTDLVHVIDRPEIGNTGEEDGSEVTLIGKPDLSNVRVAAPASQPVRTQKATAVRAEVGLDAVNAAAKNMQSDAPACNVCGHITLRSGTCYKCLNCGNSMGCS; translated from the coding sequence ATGGCAAATGAACCTAAAAAAGGGTTGCAGTTTAATCGCCGTTTTACTGCAGACGATAAGAGCCCTTTTGATCTGTTTGAGTATGACTACCGCACCAGCGTTATCCGCAATCCTAACGGTGAGGTAGTGTTTGAGATGAATAATGTAGAGGTACCCAAACAATGGAGCCAGATTGCCACGGACATTATTGCACAAAAGTATTTTCGTAAAGCGGGTGTGCCACAGCCAGACGGTTCACTTGGCCGGGAAACATCGGCAAAACAGGTTGCCCACCGTATGGCAAACTGCTGGCGCGTATGGGGTGAGCGCTATGGTTATTTTGCTTCTGCAAACGATGCACAGGTTTTTTACGATGAGCTGGTGTACAGTATTCTTAACCAGTCCTGCGTGCCTAACAGTCCTCAGTGGTTCAATACCGGTTTACACGAGAGTTACGGCATTACCGGTAAACCCCAGGGGCACTACTATGTAGACCCTGTAGATGGAGAACTAAAAAAATCAAGAAATGCATACGAGCGCCCACAGCCGCATGCATGCTTTATCTTAAGCGTAAGCGATGATCTTGTGAACGATGGCGGTATCATGGATCTGTGGGTTCGTGAGGCACGCATTTTTAAATATGGCTCTGGTGTTGGTACCAACTTCTCACAAATCCGCGGCGAAGGAGAGAAGCTGAGCGGTGGCGGCACATCGAGTGGTTTAATGAGCTTTCTGAAAATAGGCGACCGCGCAGCGGGCGCCATCAAAAGTGGTGGTACTACAAGACGTGCCGCTAAAATGGTTTGTCTTGATCTTGACCATCCTGAGATCATGAAATTCATTAACTGGAAAGTAGAAGAAGAAAAAAAAGTAGGCGCACTCATTGCAGCAGGTTACGACAGCCACTACGAAGGTGAGGCTTACATGACCGTAGCAGGACAAAACTCCAACAACTCTGTACGTATACCCAATTCTTTCTTTGAAGTATTGGAGAAAGATGGCGACTGGGAACTGAAAGCAAGAACAGATGGCCGGGTAATGAAAAAAGTTCCGGCACGCGAAGTGTGGAACCAGATTGCTTATGCAGCGTGGCGCTGTGCTGACCCCGGTACACAGTATGATACAACCATCAACGAATGGCATACCTGCCCGCAGGGTGGCCGCATCAATGCGTCTAACCCATGTTCAGAATACATGTTCCTGGACAATACGGCATGTAACCTGGCAAGTGCCAACCTCATGAAGTTCTTTGATACAGACAGAAACCTGCTGGATGTGGAAGGTTTTGAATATACCTGCCGCCTGTGGACAGTGGTACTCGAAATTTCGGTATTGATGGCGCAATTCCCGTCCCAGGAAGTTGCACAGCTTTCTTACGATTACAGAACATTGGGTCTTGGTTTTGCAAACCTTGGTACAGTGCTTATGGTAAGCGGTATTCCTTACGATAGCGAGGCCGCACGTGGTATCGCCGGTGCCGTTACCGCTATCATGACAGGTATTGCTTACAAAACATCTGCAGAGCTGGCAGGCATACTCGGGCCCTTTGCCAAATACAACGAGAACAAAAACGATATGCTGCGTGTAATGCGCAACCACCGCGCCGCAGCTTATGATGCAAACGAAGCATACGAAGGCCTTAGCGTAAAACCTGTAGGTATAGACGCAAAATATTGCCCTGATTATTTATTAAAAGCTGCAACAAAAGCGTGGGATGATGCTGTACAGCTTGGTGAAAAATATGGTTACCGCAATGCACAAACAACCGTCATTGCACCTACAGGAACAATCGGTCTGGTAATGGATTGCGACACTACAGGCGTTGAGCCGGATTTCGCTTTGGTTAAATTCAAAAAACTCGCAGGTGGCGGTTACTTCAAGATCATTAACCAGAGCGTACCGGTAGCATTGAGAAACCTGGGCTATAAAGAAAATGAAATCGATTCTATCATTAAATATGCTGTGGGTGCAGGTAGTTTTGAAGGTGCTCCTTTCATCAACCCGCAAACGTTAAGCGAGAAAGGTTTTATTGCAGATGAAATCAAGAAACTGAATGAGGCCGCTAAATCGGCTTTTGAAATTGGATTTGTGTTTAACAAATTTGCACTCGGCGAAAGCTGCCTGGAAAGACTCGGCTTTACTGCAGCACAATACAACGACTGGAACTTTAACCTGCTCGAAGCGTTGGGCTTTACAGATGATCAGGTAGATGCAGCTAATGACTATGTATGTGGTACCATGACTGTAGAAGGTGCACCATACCTGAAGAACGAACATTTACCGGTATTTGACTGTGCCAATAAATGTGGTAAGAAAGGCGAAAGATTTATTCATGCGCATGGCCACATTAAAATGATGGGTGCATGCCAGCCGTTCCTGAGCGGTGCTATTTCCAAAACCATTAACCTGCCACATGAAGCATCTGTAGAAGAAATAGCAGACTGCTACATGCTTAGCTGGAAGCTTGGTCTGAAGGCAAATGCATTATACCGCGATGGTTCAAAACTTTCTCAGCCGCTGAGCAACAAATCAGACAAGAAGAAAAAAACAGAAGAAACAAAAGAAGAAGAAAAAGTTGCAGAAGCAACGGCACCTGAATCTCACATTGTAGATTTAAGCAAGCTTACCGTAGAAGACCTGCTCGATGAAATGCATAAACGTATGCAGGCAAGTAACGATACCAATCTTAAACGTGAGCTCTCCAAGATCGTTGAGCGTAAGAAACTGCCGGCCAAACGCCGTGGTTTTACACAAAAAGCAAAGATTGGTGGCCAGGTATTGTTCCTGCGCACCGGTGAGTACAACGATGGTACCATTGGCGAAATCTTTATCGATCTTGCCAAAGAAGGTTCTACGCTGCGCAGCCTCATGAACTGTTTTGCCATTGCTGTTTCAGTTGGCCTGCAATATGGTGTGCCGCTGGAAGAGTTTGTAGAAAAATTTGTCTTCACCAAGTTTGAACCTGCAGGTATGGTAGACCACCCGAACATTAAGACAACAACATCGCTGGTAGACTTTGTGTTCCGTGCGCTGGCTTACGAATACCTTGGCAGAACAGATCTTGTACATGTAATAGACAGGCCTGAAATCGGTAATACCGGTGAAGAAGATGGCAGCGAGGTTACGCTTATTGGTAAACCAGATTTAAGCAATGTACGCGTTGCCGCACCGGCATCACAACCGGTACGTACACAAAAAGCTACAGCCGTAAGAGCAGAAGTTGGTCTCGATGCCGTAAATGCAGCAGCAAAAAATATGCAGAGTGATGCACCGGCCTGTAACGTATGCGGTCATATTACCTTACGCAGCGGTACCTGCTACAAGTGTTTGAATTGTGGCAACAGCATGGGTTGCAGCTAA